The following proteins are co-located in the Amphiprion ocellaris isolate individual 3 ecotype Okinawa chromosome 7, ASM2253959v1, whole genome shotgun sequence genome:
- the LOC111589110 gene encoding extracellular calcium-sensing receptor-like, which translates to MTMAFAVDEINKNSNLLPNLTLGYTMYDNCGALVIGLSGALSLASGQEEQFPLQEKCLGTLPVLGIVGDSFSTFTIATSNVLGLFRMPIVSYFATCSCLSDRQRFPSFFRTIPSDAFQVRAMIQILKHFDWTWVGLLISDDDYGFHAAQSFQSDLTQSGAGCLAYLQVLPWDGDPNELRKIVHLIKTSTARVVMAFVHESQMIPLMEEVVQQNVTGLQWIASEAWTAAAVLQTPRLMPYLGGTLGIAIRRGEMPGLREFLLQIRPDHSNNYENNMVRQYWEFIFQCRFPPPPAGWVEAGGALCTGEEDIENVETEFLDLSNLRPEYNIYKAVYALAYALDDMLQCTPGRGPFSGNSCTTLQTMEPWQLVHYLQTVNFTTSFGDQVSFDENGDALPIYDIMNWLWLPDGRTKVQNVGEVKRSASKGEELTLFEDKIFWSFGEPPRSVCSESCPPGTRMARKKGEPECCFDCIPCSEGKISNKTNSVECTSCPEDFASSPQRDHCVPKKIEFLSYHEPLGICLTSTSLLGTLICAVVLGIFIHHRSTPVVRANNSELSFLILMSLKLCFLCSLLFIGRPRLWTCQLRHAAFGISFVLCVSCILVKTMVVLAVFKASKPGGGASLKWFGAVQQRGTVLLLTCIQAAICVVWIVSASPLPHKNTQYHSDKIVYECVVGSTVGFAVLLGYIGLLAILSFLLAFLARNLPDNFNEAKLITFSMLIFCAVWVAFVPAYVNSPGKYADAVEVFAILASSFGLLVALFGPKCYIILLRPERNTKKAIMGRATSKS; encoded by the exons ATGACCATGGCCTTTGCTGTTGATGAGATCAACAAGAACTCCAACCTGCTGCCTAATCTGACTCTGGGATACACTATGTATGATAATTGTGGTGCACTTGTCATCGGGCTCAGCGGTGCTTTGTCACTGGCAAGTGGTCAAGAGGAGCAGTTTCCACTTCAGGAGAAGTGTTTAGGGACACTTCCAGTCCTGGGGATTGTGGGTGACTCCTTCTCAACATTTACAATTGCCACCTCTAATGTGCTGGGTTTATTCAGAATGCCTATT GTGAGTTATTTTGCCACTTGTTCCTGTCTAAGTGATCGACAGCGGTTTCCATCTTTCTTTAGAACCATCCCGAGTGATGCTTTCCAG GTTCGTGCTATGATTCAGATTCTAAAGCACTTTGACTGGACGTGGGTAGGGCTGCTGATCTCAGATGATGATTATGGATTCCATGCTGCCCAGTCCTTCCAGTCTGACCTGACTCAGTCTGGTGCAGGTTGTCTGGCCTACCTGCAGGTTTTGCCCTGGGATGGTGACCCAAATGAACTCAGGAAGATTGTGCATTTGATAAAGACATCAACAGCTCGTGTGGTCATGGCATTTGTACATGAAAGCCAAATGATACCCCTAATGGAAGAG GTGGTGCAACAGAATGTAACAGGCCTGCAGTGGATTGCCAGTGAAGCCTGgactgcagcagctgtgctCCAAACTCCTCGTCTGATGCCGTACCTCGGCGGCACACTGGGCATCGCCATCCGTCGAGGAGAAATGCCAGGACTCAGGGAGTTCCTGTTACAAATACGTCCTGATCACAGTAACAACTATGAAAATAACATG gTGAGACAGTATTGGGAGTTCATATTTCAGTGCAGAttccctccacctccagcagGTTGGGTGGAAGCTGGAGGAGCACTTTGCACTGGAGAAGAagatattgaaaatgtggagacaGAGTTCTTGGATCTTTCCAACCTCAGGCCTGAGTACAATATTTACAAGGCTGTGTATGCTCTGGCATACGCCCTTGATGACATGCTGCAGTGCACACCAGGGAGAGGGCCTTTCAGTGGAAACAGCTGTACCACTTTACAAACAATGGAGCCCTGGCAG CTCGTACATTATTTGCAAACGGTCAACTTCACCACATCATTCGGTGATCAAGTCTCATTTGATGAGAATGGTGATGCCCTGCCAATATATGACATCATGAACTGGTTGTGGCTCCCTGATGGACGAACTAAAGTTCAGAATGTGGGTGAGGTCAAGAGGTCAGCCTCCAAAGGAGAAGAACTCACACTTTTTGAAGACAAAATCTTCTGGAGCTTTGGAGAG CCACCCCGATCAGTGTGCAGTGAGAGTTGTCCTCCAGGTACCCGTATGGCCAGAAAGAAGGGAGAACCTGAATGCTGCTTTGACTGCATCCCTTGTTCTGAGGGAAAGATCAGCAATAAGACCA ACTCCGTGGAATGCACCAGTTGTCCAGAGGATTTTGCATCCAGTCCCCAGCGTGACCACTGTGTTCCTAAGAAAATAGAGTTCCTCTCCTACCATGAGCCTCTGGGTATCTGCCTGACAAGTACCTCATTATTGGGCACATTGATCTGTGCTGTTGTCCTGGGTATTTTCATCCATCATCGCAGCACACCTGTGGTACGCGCCAACAACTCAGAACTGAGCTTTCTGATTTTGATGTCACTTAAACTATGCTTCCTGTGTTCGCTGCTGTTCATTGGACGACCCAGACTGTGGACATGTCAACTGAGACATGCAGCATTTGGGATCAGCTTTGTGCTTTGTGTGTCGTGCATCCTGGTGAAAACCATGGTGGTTCTGGCTGTTTTCAAGGCCTCCAAGCCAGGAGGTGGAGCCAGTCTCAAGTGGTTTGGTGctgtgcagcagagaggaacaGTTTTGCTTCTTACCTGCATTCAGGCAGCCATCTGTGTTGTGTGGATTGTCTCGGCATCGCCACTGCCTCACAAAAACACTCAGTATCACAGTGACAAGATAGTTTATGAGTGTGTAGTTGGTTCCACTGTGGGTTTTGCTGTGTTATTGGGTTATATTGGATTACTGGCCATCCTCAGCTTCCTGTTAGCATTTCTGGCCAGGAATCTTCCAGACAACTTCAATGAGGCCAAACTCATCACTTTCAGCATGCTGATCTTCTGTGCTGTGTGGGTGGCCTTTGTTCCTGCTTATGTCAACTCCCCAGGTAAATATGCAGATGCAGTGGAAGTTTTTGCCATCCTGGCATCCAGTTTTGGCCTCCTGGTGGCACTGTTTGGACCCAAATGTTACATAATCCTGCTGAGACCAGAGAGGAACACAAAGAAAGCAATCATGGGTCGAGCCACCTCTAAATCATAA
- the LOC111578444 gene encoding extracellular calcium-sensing receptor-like: YFATCSCLSDRQRFPSFFRTIPSDAFQVRAMIQILKHFDWTWVGLLISDDDYGFHAAQSFQSDLTQSGAGCLAYLQVLPWDGDPNELRKIVHLIKTSTARVLVTFVHESQMIPLMEEVVQQNVTGLQWIASEAWIAAAVLQTPRLMPYLGGTLGIAIRRGEMPGLREFLLQIRPDHSNNYENNMVRQYWEFIFQCRFPPPPAGWVEAGGALCTGEEDIENVETEFLDLSNLRAEYNVYKAVYALAYALDDMLQCTPGRGPFSGNSCTTLQTMEPWQLVHYLQTVNFTTSFGDQVSFDENGDALPIYDIMNWLWLPDGRTKVQNVGEVKRSASKGEELTLFEDKIFWSFGEPPRSVCSESCPPGTRMARKKGEPECCFDCIPCSEGKISNKTNSVECTSCPEDFASSPQRDHCVPKKIEFLSYHEPLGICLTSTSLLGTLICAVVLGIFIHHRSTPVVRANNSELSFLILMSLKLCFLCSLLFIGRPRLWTCQLRHAAFGISFVLCVSCILVKTMVVLAVFKASKPGGGASLKWFGAVQQRGTVLLLTCIQAAICVVWIVSASPLPHKNTQYHSDKIVYECVVGSTVGFAVLLGYIGLLAILSFLLAFLARNLPDNFNEAKLITFSMLIFCAVWVAFVPAYVNSPGKYADAVEVFAILASSFGLLVALFGPKCYIILLRPERNTKKAIMGRATSKWRRTVMGSLFNTYLLLGVFLVCFMPCSRASFCKLRRKFYLNEVHKPGDVLLGGLFEVHFTSVFPELTFSSEGEEPRCKGFDILGFRQAMTMAFAVDEINKNSNLLPNLTLGYTMYDNCGALVIGLSGALSLASGQEEQFPLQEKCLGTLPVLGIVGDPFSTFTIATSNVLGLFRMPIVSYFATCSCLSDRQRFPSFFRTIPSDAFQVRAIIQILKHFDWTWVGLLISDDDYGFHAAQSFQSDLTQSGAGCLAYLQVLPWDGDPNELRKIVHLIKTSTAHVVMAFVHEGQMIPLMEEVVQQNVTGLQWIASEAWIAAAVLQTPRLMPYLGGTLGIAIRRGEMPGLREFLLQIRPDHSNNYENNMVRQYWEFIFQCRFPPPPAGWVEAGGALCTGEEDIETVETEFLDLSNLRAEYNVYKAVYALAYALDDMLQCTPGRGPFSGNSCTTLQTMEPWQLVHYLQTVNFTTSFGDQVSFDENGDALPIYDIMNWLWLPDGRTKVQNVGEVKRSASKGEELTLFEDKIFWSFGEPPRSVCSESCPPGTRMARKKGEPECCFDCIPCSEGKISNKTNSVECTSCPEDFASSPQRDHCVPKKIEFLSYHEPLGICLTSTSLLGTLICAVVLGIFIHHRSTPVVRANNSELSFLILMSLKLCFLCSLLFIGRPRLWTCQLRHAAFGISFVLCVSCILVKTMVVLAVFKASKPGGGASLKWFGAVQQRGTVLLLTCIQAAICVVWIVSASPLPHKNTQYHSDKIVYECVVGSTVGFAVLLGYIGLLAILSFLLAFLARNLPDNFNEAKLITFSMLIFCAVWVAFVPAYVNSPGKYADAVEVFAILASSFGLLVALFGPKCYIILLRPERNTKKAIMGRATSKS; the protein is encoded by the exons TATTTTGCCACTTGTTCCTGTCTAAGTGATCGACAGCGGTTTCCATCTTTCTTTAGAACCATCCCGAGTGATGCTTTCCAG GTTCGTGCTATGATTCAGATTCTAAAGCACTTTGACTGGACGTGGGTAGGGCTGCTGATCTCAGATGATGATTATGGATTCCATGCTGCCCAGTCCTTCCAGTCTGACCTGACTCAGTCTGGTGCAGGTTGTCTGGCCTACCTGCAGGTTTTGCCCTGGGATGGTGACCCAAATGAACTCAGGAAGATTGTTCATTTGATAAAGACATCAACAGCTCGTGTGCTTGTGACATTTGTACATGAAAGCCAAATGATACCCCTAATGGAAGAG GTGGTGCAACAGAATGTAACAGGCCTGCAGTGGATTGCCAGTGAAGCCTGGATTGCAGCTGCTGTGCTCCAAACTCCTCGTCTGATGCCGTACCTCGGCGGCACACTGGGCATCGCCATCCGTCGAGGAGAAATGCCAGGACTCAGGGAGTTCCTGTTACAAATACGTCCTGATCACAGTAACAACTATGAAAATAACATG gTGAGACAGTATTGGGAGTTCATATTTCAGTGCAGAttccctccacctccagcagGTTGGGTGGAAGCTGGAGGAGCACTTTGCACTGGAGAAGAagatattgaaaatgtggagacaGAGTTCTTGGATCTTTCCAACCTCAGGGCTGAGTACAATGTGTACAAGGCTGTGTATGCTCTGGCATACGCCCTTGATGACATGCTGCAGTGCACACCAGGGAGAGGGCCTTTCAGTGGAAACAGCTGTACCACTTTACAAACAATGGAGCCCTGGCAG CTCGTACATTATTTGCAAACGGTCAACTTCACCACATCATTCGGTGATCAAGTCTCATTTGATGAGAATGGTGATGCCCTGCCAATATATGACATCATGAACTGGTTGTGGCTCCCTGATGGACGAACTAAAGTTCAGAATGTGGGTGAGGTCAAGAGGTCAGCCTCCAAAGGAGAAGAACTCACACTTTTTGAAGACAAAATCTTCTGGAGCTTTGGAGAG CCACCCCGATCAGTGTGCAGTGAGAGTTGTCCTCCAGGTACCCGTATGGCCAGAAAGAAGGGAGAACCTGAATGCTGCTTTGACTGCATCCCTTGTTCTGAGGGAAAGATCAGCAATAAGACCA ACTCCGTGGAGTGCACCAGTTGTCCAGAGGATTTTGCATCCAGTCCCCAGCGTGACCACTGTGTTCCTAAGAAAATAGAGTTCCTCTCCTACCATGAGCCTCTGGGTATCTGCCTGACAAGTACCTCATTATTGGGCACATTGATCTGTGCTGTTGTCCTGGGTATTTTCATCCATCATCGCAGCACACCTGTGGTACGCGCCAACAACTCAGAACTGAGCTTTCTGATTTTGATGTCACTTAAACTATGCTTCCTGTGTTCGCTGCTGTTCATTGGACGACCCAGACTGTGGACATGTCAACTGAGACATGCAGCCTTTGGGATCAGCTTTGTGCTTTGTGTGTCGTGCATCCTGGTGAAAACCATGGTGGTTCTGGCTGTTTTCAAGGCCTCCAAGCCAGGAGGTGGAGCCAGTCTCAAGTGGTTTGGTGctgtgcagcagagaggaacaGTTTTGCTTCTTACCTGCATTCAGGCAGCCATCTGTGTTGTGTGGATTGTCTCGGCATCGCCACTGCCTCACAAAAACACTCAGTATCACAGTGACAAGATAGTTTATGAGTGTGTAGTTGGTTCCACTGTGGGTTTTGCTGTGTTATTGGGTTATATTGGATTACTGGCCATCCTCAGCTTCCTGTTAGCATTTCTGGCCAGGAATCTTCCAGACAACTTCAATGAGGCCAAACTCATCACTTTCAGCATGCTGATCTTCTGTGCTGTGTGGGTGGCCTTTGTTCCTGCTTATGTCAACTCCCCAGGTAAATATGCAGATGCAGTGGAAGTTTTTGCCATCCTGGCATCCAGTTTTGGCCTCCTGGTGGCACTGTTCGGACCCAAATGTTACATAATCCTGCTGAGACCAGAGAGGAACACAAAGAAAGCAATCATGGGTCGAGCCACCTCTAAAT GGAGGAGGACAGTTATGGGTTCTTTATTTAATACATATCTGCTCTTGGGTGTCTTTCTTGTCTGCTTTATGCCTTGTTCTCGTgcctcattttgtaaattacgGAGGAAGTTTTATCTTAATGAAGTGCACAAGCCCGGTGATGTGCTTCTGGGTGGGCTGTTTGAAGTCCACTTCACCTCTGTTTTTCCTGAGCTGACATTTTCCTCAGAGGGAGAAGAGCCCCGCTGCAAAGG CTTTGATATTTTAGGGTTCAGGCAAGCAATGACCATGGCCTTTGCTGTTGATGAGATCAACAAGAACTCCAACCTGCTGCCTAATCTGACTCTGGGATACACTATGTATGATAATTGTGGTGCACTTGTCATCGGGCTCAGCGGTGCTTTGTCACTGGCAAGTGGTCAAGAGGAGCAGTTTCCACTTCAGGAGAAGTGTTTAGGGACACTTCCAGTCCTGGGGATTGTGGGTGACCCCTTCTCAACATTTACAATTGCCACCTCCAATGTGCTGGGTTTATTCAGAATGCCTATT GTGAGTTATTTTGCCACTTGTTCCTGTCTAAGTGATCGACAGCGGTTTCCATCTTTCTTTAGAACCATCCCGAGTGATGCTTTCCAG GTTCGTGCTATAATTCAGATTCTAAAGCACTTTGACTGGACGTGGGTAGGGCTGCTGATCTCAGATGATGATTATGGATTCCATGCTGCCCAGTCCTTCCAGTCTGACCTGACTCAGTCTGGTGCAGGTTGTCTGGCCTACCTGCAGGTTTTGCCCTGGGATGGTGACCCAAATGAACTCAGGAAGATTGTGCATTTGATAAAGacatcaacagctcatgtggtcATGGCATTTGTACATGAGGGCCAAATGATACCCCTAATGGAAGAG GTGGTGCAACAGAATGTAACAGGCCTGCAGTGGATTGCCAGTGAAGCCTGGATTGCAGCTGCTGTGCTCCAAACTCCTCGTCTGATGCCGTACCTCGGCGGCACACTGGGCATCGCCATCCGTCGAGGAGAAATGCCAGGACTCAGGGAGTTCCTGTTACAAATACGTCCTGATCACAGTAACAACTATGAAAATAACATG gTGAGACAGTATTGGGAGTTCATATTTCAGTGCAGAttccctccacctccagcagGTTGGGTGGAAGCTGGAGGAGCACTTTGCACTGGAGAAGAAGATATTGAAACTGTGGAGACAGAGTTCTTGGATCTTTCCAACCTCAGGGCTGAGTACAATGTGTACAAGGCTGTGTATGCTCTGGCATACGCCCTTGATGACATGCTGCAGTGCACACCAGGGAGAGGGCCTTTCAGTGGAAACAGCTGTACCACTTTACAAACAATGGAGCCCTGGCAG CTCGTACATTATTTGCAAACGGTCAACTTCACCACATCATTCGGTGATCAAGTCTCATTTGATGAGAATGGTGATGCCCTGCCAATATATGACATCATGAACTGGTTGTGGCTCCCTGATGGACGAACTAAAGTTCAGAATGTAGGTGAGGTCAAGAGGTCAGCCTCCAAAGGAGAAGAACTCACACTTTTTGAAGACAAAATCTTCTGGAGCTTTGGAGAG CCACCCCGATCAGTGTGCAGTGAGAGTTGTCCTCCAGGTACCCGTATGGCCAGAAAGAAGGGAGAACCTGAATGCTGCTTTGACTGCATCCCTTGTTCTGAGGGAAAGATCAGCAATAAGACCA ACTCCGTGGAATGCACCAGTTGTCCAGAGGATTTTGCATCCAGTCCCCAGCGTGACCACTGTGTTCCTAAGAAAATAGAGTTCCTCTCCTACCATGAGCCTCTGGGTATCTGCCTGACAAGTACCTCATTATTGGGCACATTGATCTGTGCTGTTGTCCTGGGTATTTTCATCCATCATCGCAGCACACCTGTGGTACGCGCCAACAACTCAGAACTGAGCTTTCTGATTTTGATGTCACTTAAACTATGCTTCCTGTGTTCACTGCTGTTCATTGGACGACCCAGACTGTGGACATGTCAACTGAGACATGCAGCGTTTGGGATCAGCTTTGTGCTTTGTGTGTCGTGCATCCTGGTGAAAACCATGGTGGTTCTGGCTGTTTTCAAGGCCTCCAAGCCAGGAGGTGGAGCCAGTCTCAAGTGGTTTGGTGctgtgcagcagagaggaacaGTTTTGCTTCTTACCTGCATTCAGGCAGCCATCTGTGTTGTGTGGATTGTCTCGGCATCGCCACTGCCTCACAAAAACACTCAGTATCATAGTGACAAGATAGTTTATGAGTGTGTAGTTGGTTCCACTGTGGGTTTTGCTGTGTTATTGGGTTATATTGGATTACTGGCCATCCTCAGCTTCCTGTTAGCATTTCTGGCCAGGAATCTTCCAGACAACTTCAATGAGGCCAAACTCATCACTTTCAGCATGCTGATCTTCTGTGCTGTGTGGGTGGCCTTTGTTCCTGCTTATGTCAACTCCCCAGGTAAATATGCAGATGCAGTGGAAGTTTTTGCCATCCTGGCATCCAGTTTTGGCCTCCTGGTGGCACTGTTTGGACCCAAATGTTACATAATCCTGCTGAGACCAGAGAGGAACACAAAGAAAGCAATCATGGGTCGAGCCACCTCTAAATCATAA
- the LOC111589099 gene encoding extracellular calcium-sensing receptor-like: MFLYVDLILILFFSSFFLSESSSVLSSCRLRRQFYLNGIHKPGDVMLGGLFEVHYTSIFPELTFTSEPSKLSCQGFDPPGFRHAMTMAFAIDEINRNSNLLPNVTLGYSLYDNCATLVIGFSAALSLVSGREEQFLLLENCSGTSPVLGIVGDSFSTFSIATSDVIGLFNLPIVSYFATCSCLSDRHRFPSFFRTIPSDAFQVHAMIQILKHFGWTWAGLLISDDDYGHHAAQSFQTELVQSGGGCLAYTEILPWGENTAELWRIVQMMKKSTARVVIVFAHQITMIQLMEEVVRQNVTGLQWMASEAWTTAAVLQTPHLMPYLGGTLGIAIRRGEIPGLRDFLLRTHPDLYDNNNHGNSMVRMFWEHTFQCRFPPPPAGWVESGGAICTGEEVLESVETEFLDVSNLRPEYNIYKAVYALAYALDDMLQCTPGRGPFSGNSCTTLQTMEPWKFLHYLEKVNFTTSFGDQVSFDENGDALPIYDVMNWLWIPDGRTKVQNVGVVKKTTLTGEELTLDEDKIFWNFDSKQPPRSVCSESCPPGTRMARKNGQPVCCFDCVLCSEGKFSNKPDSVECTSCPEDFASSPQRDHCVPKKIEFLSYHEPLGICLTSTSLLGTFICAVVLGIFIHHRSTPVVRANNSELSFLILMSLKLCFLCSLLFIGRPRLWTCQMRHAAFGISFVLCVSCILVKTMVVLAVFKASKPGGGASLKWFGAVQQRGTVLLLTCIQAAICVVWIVSASPLPHKNTQYHSDKIVYECVVGSTVGFAVLLGYIGLLAILSFLLAFLARNLPDNFNEAKLITFSMLIFCAVWVAFVPAYVNSPGKYADAVEVFAILASSFGLLVALFGPKCYIILLRPERNTKKAIMGRATSKS, translated from the exons atgtttttatatgttgACTTGATcttaattttattcttttcctcctttttcttgtcAGAGTCTTCTTCTGTTCTCTCATCATGCAGGTTAAGAAGACAGTTTTATCTCAATGGGATTCACAAGCCTGGTGATGTGATGTTAGGTGGGTTGTTTGAAGTCCATTACACCTCCATTTTCCCTGAGCTAACATTCACCTCAGAGCCAAGTAAGCTCAGCTGCCAGGG CTTTGACCCTCCAGGGTTCAGGCATGCAATGACCATGGCTTTCGCCATTGATGAGATCAACAGAAACTCCAACCTGCTGCCTAATGTGACTCTGGGATACAGTCTGTATGACAACTGTGCTACACTTGTAATCGGATTCAGTGCTGCGTTGTCTTTGGTCAGTGGTCGAGAGGAGCAGTTTCTGCTTCTAGAGAACTGTTCAGGGACCTCTCCAGTTCTGGGGATCGTGGGTGATTCCTTCTCCACATTTTCTATTGCCACCTCTGATGTAATAGGTTTATTCAACCTGCCCATT GTGAGTTATTTTGCCACATGTTCTTGCCTGAGTGACCGTCACAGGTTTCCATCCTTCTTTAGAACCATCCCAAGTGATGCTTTCCAG GTGCACGCCATGATTCAGATTCTAAAGCACTTTGGCTGGACGTGGgcaggtctgttgatcagtgaTGATGATTATGGACACCACGCTGCCCAGTCCTTTCAAACTGAGTTGGTTCAGTCTGGTGGAGGTTGTCTGGCGTACACAGAGATTTTGCCCTGGGGTGAAAACACAGCTGAACTATGGAGGATTGTACAAATGATGAAGAAATCCACAGCTCGTGTGGTTATCGTGTTTGCACATCAGATTACCATGATTCAGCTAATGGAAGAG GTGGTGAGGCAGAATGTAACAGGCCTGCAGTGGATGGCTAGTGAGGCCTGGACAACAGCAGCGGTGCTCCAAACTCCCCACCTCATGCCGTATCTGGGTGGCACACTGGGCATTGCAATCCGTCGAGGAGAAATCCCAGGACTCAGGGATTTTCTGCTAAGAACACATCCTGACCTATATGACAACAATAACCATGGAAATAGCATG GTAAGGATGTTTTGGGAACACACATTTCAGTGCAGAttccctccacctccagcagGTTGGGTGGAAAGTGGAGGAGCAATATGCACTGGAGAAGAAGTTCTAGAGAGTGTGGAGACAGAGTTTTTGGATGTTTCCAACCTCAGGCCTGAGTACAATATTTACAAGGCTGTGTATGCTCTGGCATACGCCCTTGATGACATGCTGCAGTGCACACCAGGGAGAGGGCCATTCAGTGGAAACAGCTGTACCACTTTACAAACAATGGAGCCCTGGAAG TTTTTGCATTACTTGGAAAAGGTCAACTTCACCACATCCTTTGGTGATCAGGTGTCATTTGATGAGAATGGTGATGCCTTACCAATCTACGATGTCATGAACTGGCTGTGGATCCCTGATGGACGAACTAAAGTTCAGAATGTGGGAGTTGTTAAAAAGACCACCTTGACAGGTGAAGAACTCACACTTGATGAAGACAAAATCTTCTGGAACTTTGACTCCAAACAG CCACCACGGTCTGTGTGCAGTGAGAGCTGCCCTCCAGGTACCCGCATGGCCAGAAAAAATGGGCAACCTGTGTGCTGCTTTGACTGTGTCCTTTGTTCTGAAGGAAAGTTCAGCAATAAGCCAG ACTCGGTGGAGTGCACCAGTTGTCCAGAGGATTTTGCATCCAGTCCCCAGCGTGACCACTGTGTTCCTAAGAAAATAGAGTTCCTCTCCTACCATGAGCCTCTGGGTATCTGCCTGACAAGTACCTCATTATTGGGCACATTTATCTGTGCTGTTGTCCTGGGTATTTTCATCCATCATCGCAGCACACCTGTGGTACGCGCCAACAACTCAGAACTGAGCTTTCTGATTTTGATGTCACTTAAACTATGCTTCCTGTGTTCACTGCTGTTCATTGGACGACCCAGACTGTGGACATGTCAAATGAGACATGCAGCCTTTGGGATCAGCTTTGTGCTTTGTGTGTCGTGCATCCTGGTGAAAACCATGGTGGTTCTGGCTGTTTTCAAGGCCTCCAAGCCAGGAGGTGGAGCCAGTCTCAAGTGGTTTGGTGctgtgcagcagagaggaacaGTTTTGCTTCTTACCTGCATTCAGGCAGCCATCTGTGTTGTGTGGATTGTCTCGGCATCGCCACTGCCTCACAAAAACACTCAGTATCACAGTGACAAGATAGTTTATGAGTGTGTAGTTGGTTCCACTGTGGGTTTTGCTGTGTTATTGGGTTATATTGGATTACTGGCCATCCTCAGCTTCCTGTTAGCATTTCTGGCCAGGAATCTTCCAGACAACTTCAATGAGGCCAAACTCATCACTTTCAGCATGCTGATCTTCTGTGCTGTGTGGGTGGCCTTTGTTCCTGCTTATGTCAACTCCCCAGGTAAATATGCAGATGCAGTGGAAGTTTTTGCCATCCTGGCATCCAGTTTTGGCCTCCTGGTGGCACTGTTCGGACCCAAATGTTACATAATCCTGCTGAGACCAGAGAGGAACACAAAGAAAGCAATCATGGGTCGAGCCACCTCTAAATCATAA